TTCCATTACAAGAGAATCCTACTGAATAAAACCAAATAAAACTTTAAAAAAATACGCTATGAAATTTTTGGAATTGAATATCTTTTTACTTTAGCTTCTAACAATGTTCATCATTAGATATTTATTAAAACTTTTAAAAAAAATATTAAAACCCAAAAAACTACTAAGAAGTGAAAATAAGAAAAATAAAACTAAAATTGCTAGAGCTAATTTTAATCATTTAATTTTATAAAAGCAAATATTTCAGCAATAGAATCATTCAATAAAAAATTACATTAATAATTAATAATTGATTTTACGTCATTTTAAAAGAATCATTCTAATCTGATTTAAAGCTCTTATTTTGAACAAAACAATCCGATATGAATAAAGTTCCCATCATAAATATATAATATTAATGATGGGAGATCGTTAACTACTTCCCTTTTTTAAAGGCCGCGGCAAAGGCATTACCCATAGCGCTATTGCTTAATGTCGAGCTATTATTATTTTTTGAATGGTTAGCAGGTTTACTATTAGTTGATTTATTTCCTTCATGTTTTGGTGTAGTTGGATCATCTAGTCGCATTGATAAAGCAATTCGTTTACGCGCAATATCAACTTCAACAACTTTAACTTTGACAATATCACCGGCTTTTACTACCGTTCTTGGATCTTCAACAAATTTATCCGACAATGCCGATATATGGACTAAACCATCTTGGTGTACTCCAATATCTACGAAAGCGCCAAAGTTGGTTACATTGGTAACCGCGCCTTCCATAATCATGCCAATTTTCAAATCTTCCATCGTTTCGATATTATCGGCAAATTGCGCCGTTTTGAATTCTGGTCTTGGATCTCGACCAGGTTTATCCAATTCTTTGATAATGTCTGTCACGGTTGGAACACCAAAGTGATCATCAACATAATCGATAGCTTTAAGTGATTTCAAATAGCTTGAATCACCTAAAATCTCTTTTAATGTTTTGTGATTTTTATCCAAAATTCGCTCAACTACTGGATAGGCTTCAGGGTGAACCGCTGAGGCGTCAAGTGGATTTTTACCATCCATAATACGTAAAAAACCAGCACACTGTTCGAACGCTTTAGGACCTAAACGGCTAACTTTTAATAACTGTTTGCGATCGATAAATTGACCGTTTTCATTACGCCAATCAACAATATTTTGGGCGATCACTTTATTCAGTCCAGCAATGCGCGCAAGTAACATCATTGATGCAGTATTTAAATTAACACCAACGGCATTTACACAATCTTCGACAACAGCATCCAGTTTTTTAGCTAATTGAGTTTGACTCACATCGTGTTGATATTGCCCTACACCAATTGATTTTGGATCGATTTTTACCAGCTCAGCTAATGGATCTTGTAAACGGCGAGCAATAGATACCGCACCACGAATTGATACATCTAGGTCTGGAAACTCTTGAGCAGCAAGTTCAGATGCAGAATAAACAGATGCACCAGCTTCGCTGACAATGACTTTTTGCCCTTTTACCTCTGGATACTTTTTCTGAACATCCAGGTAAAAACGTTCAGTTTCACGAGATGCTGTTCCATTACCAATAGCAACTAATTCTACTTGATATTTGATGCAAAGTGCAGCCACCACCATTGCCGCTTTATCAGCTTGTCCTGTATGCGGGTAAATCGTTTCAGTTGCAACAAGTTTACCGGTCGCATCCACAACGGCAATTTTTACACCTGTTCGTAAGCCAGGATCCATCCCCATAGTGACTTTCATGCCTGCAGGTGCAGCCATTAACATATCGTGCAAATTTGCCGCAAACACATTAATTGCTTCCTCTTCTGCACGTTCGCGCAAAGTAGTCATAAGTTCGGTTTCCATGTGCATCAAAATTTTAATACGCCATGTCCAACTGATCACGGCTTTACGCCATTTATCAGCTGGCTGATCATTAAATCGAATACCAAGATGTTCAGTTATGATCTGCTCGCAATAACTCTCTTTTGGTGTTTCTTCGAATTGAGGATCTGCGTTTAAAGATAATTGTAAAAAACCTTCATTGCGTCCTCGAAACATCGCTAATGCACGGTGAGAAGGTACTTTAGAAATAAGTTCGCTTTGCGCAAAATAATCACGGAATTTTGCCCCCTCTTCTTCTTTACCAGTAACAACTTGCGAAACCAAGTGCGCATTATTCCAAAGATAATGACGCACTTTAGCCAATAAAGTCGCATCTTCTGCAAATCGTTCCATTAAAATATATCGAGCACCATCTAATGCGGATTTAGTATCAGCAATGCCTTTATCTGCATTAAGATATTGTTCAGCTTCATTCTCAGGGTTTAACATTGGATTTTGCCATAAGTTATCAGCTAATGGCTCTAATCCAGCTTCGATCGCTATTTGACCACGAGTGCGTCGTTTTGGTTTATAAGGCAAATAGAGATCTTCAAGTTCAGTTTTGCTTAAGGTTTGCTTAATACTTTGGCTAAGTTCTGGCGTCAATTTTCCTTGTTCTTCAATTGACTTTAAAATGGTCTGTTTGCGATCTTCAAGCTCGCGTAAATAACTCAAACGATTATCTAATGTACGTAACTGGGTATCATCAAGCCCACCTGTTACCTCTTTACGATAACGAGCAATGAAAGGAACGGTACTGCCTTCATCTAATAATTGTATGGCAGCTGAAACTTGTTCTGGTTTTACAGTAAGTTCACCAGCTATAATATGGCTAATTTGATTATTTATCATGGTATCTCAGTATATCTTATCGATTAACGGAATTTAATTTAATCATGCAAAAAGCTAATTATATAACAAGAGAAGGCTATTTGGCACTTGATCATGAACTGAAATATTTATGGAGGGAAGAAAGACCTCGTGTTACTCAAGCAGTATCAGATGCCGCAGCTCTAGGTGATCGCAGTGAAAATGCAGAATACATTTATGGTAAACGCCGATTGCGAGAAATCGATAGGCGTGTTCGATTTTTAACAAAAAGGTTAGAGATATTAACCATTGTTGATCCTGATCCAAGACAGGAAGGCAAAGTGTTTTTTGGCGCTTGGGTCAAATTAGAAGATGAAACGGGCGAATCACATATTTATCGTATCGTCGGTGCTGATGAATTTGATCCTAAAAAGAATTGGATCTCAATCAATAGCCCTGTTGCCCGAGCATTAATTGGCCATAAAGCTGATGATGAAATATCGGTCATTACACCAAACGGAAAAACCTTTTTTTATATTTTAGAGATCAGTTATTCTGAATTAACTTAATATTAAATAAATAGGATTATAAAAAAGGAAGAAACT
The sequence above is drawn from the Gilliamella apicola genome and encodes:
- a CDS encoding Tex family protein; the encoded protein is MINNQISHIIAGELTVKPEQVSAAIQLLDEGSTVPFIARYRKEVTGGLDDTQLRTLDNRLSYLRELEDRKQTILKSIEEQGKLTPELSQSIKQTLSKTELEDLYLPYKPKRRTRGQIAIEAGLEPLADNLWQNPMLNPENEAEQYLNADKGIADTKSALDGARYILMERFAEDATLLAKVRHYLWNNAHLVSQVVTGKEEEGAKFRDYFAQSELISKVPSHRALAMFRGRNEGFLQLSLNADPQFEETPKESYCEQIITEHLGIRFNDQPADKWRKAVISWTWRIKILMHMETELMTTLRERAEEEAINVFAANLHDMLMAAPAGMKVTMGMDPGLRTGVKIAVVDATGKLVATETIYPHTGQADKAAMVVAALCIKYQVELVAIGNGTASRETERFYLDVQKKYPEVKGQKVIVSEAGASVYSASELAAQEFPDLDVSIRGAVSIARRLQDPLAELVKIDPKSIGVGQYQHDVSQTQLAKKLDAVVEDCVNAVGVNLNTASMMLLARIAGLNKVIAQNIVDWRNENGQFIDRKQLLKVSRLGPKAFEQCAGFLRIMDGKNPLDASAVHPEAYPVVERILDKNHKTLKEILGDSSYLKSLKAIDYVDDHFGVPTVTDIIKELDKPGRDPRPEFKTAQFADNIETMEDLKIGMIMEGAVTNVTNFGAFVDIGVHQDGLVHISALSDKFVEDPRTVVKAGDIVKVKVVEVDIARKRIALSMRLDDPTTPKHEGNKSTNSKPANHSKNNNSSTLSNSAMGNAFAAAFKKGK
- the greB gene encoding transcription elongation factor GreB, with protein sequence MQKANYITREGYLALDHELKYLWREERPRVTQAVSDAAALGDRSENAEYIYGKRRLREIDRRVRFLTKRLEILTIVDPDPRQEGKVFFGAWVKLEDETGESHIYRIVGADEFDPKKNWISINSPVARALIGHKADDEISVITPNGKTFFYILEISYSELT